Proteins found in one Paenibacillus borealis genomic segment:
- a CDS encoding aldo/keto reductase: MLNVTLNNGVTMPIIGFGVYQVPDAEECENAVYEALMAGYRLIDTAAGYLNEEAVGRAIKRSGVPRGELFITTKLWVQDAGYESAKLAFAKSLKKLQLDYLDLYLIHQPFGDYYGAWRAMEELYRDNKIRAIGVSNFLPDRLMDLIVHNEIVPAVNQIETHPFYQQAESAAFMKEQGVQHQSWAPFAEGLGNMFGNEVLASIADKHNKSVAQVVLRWLVQRGIVVIPKSVRKERIAENFNIFDFELSADDIGQISALDTRHSLFLSYHDPKFVKMLGTLRVDL, encoded by the coding sequence ATGCTAAACGTAACTTTAAATAATGGTGTAACCATGCCGATCATCGGCTTTGGTGTTTACCAGGTGCCGGATGCTGAAGAATGCGAGAACGCTGTATATGAAGCGCTGATGGCTGGTTACCGCCTGATCGACACCGCGGCCGGTTACCTTAATGAGGAAGCTGTAGGACGCGCAATCAAGCGTAGCGGCGTGCCGCGCGGGGAGCTGTTCATAACGACCAAGCTTTGGGTTCAGGATGCCGGCTATGAGAGTGCCAAGCTGGCGTTTGCTAAATCCTTGAAGAAGCTGCAGCTCGACTATCTCGATCTATACCTTATTCATCAGCCGTTCGGCGATTACTACGGCGCTTGGCGTGCAATGGAGGAACTGTACCGAGATAACAAGATCAGGGCGATCGGTGTCAGCAACTTCCTGCCCGACCGTCTGATGGACCTCATCGTGCATAACGAAATCGTCCCTGCCGTCAACCAGATCGAAACGCACCCGTTCTACCAGCAGGCCGAGAGCGCTGCTTTTATGAAAGAACAGGGCGTGCAGCACCAGTCTTGGGCACCGTTCGCTGAAGGACTGGGCAACATGTTCGGCAACGAAGTGCTGGCCTCGATCGCTGATAAACACAACAAGTCTGTCGCCCAGGTCGTGCTGCGCTGGCTTGTCCAGCGTGGAATCGTTGTTATTCCAAAGTCAGTAAGAAAAGAGCGGATCGCCGAAAACTTCAACATTTTCGATTTTGAGCTGAGCGCGGACGATATCGGACAAATTTCCGCCCTCGATACGCGGCACAGTCTTTTCTTATCCTACCACGATCCGAAATTCGTCAAGATGCTGGGCACCTTGAGAGTCGATCTCTAA
- a CDS encoding MerR family transcriptional regulator — translation MHTVKEAARITGLTEHAVRFYTDKGLVPSVQRNGNNIRLFNEESINWLHGVRCLKQSGMPIEVIKTYVDLCLEGDSTIPQRSALIMEHKEAALIKLEEAKRHVAHLEQKTALYQDILAHRSPDTTNPGNWAEIQHMHADVFYSASARKG, via the coding sequence ATGCATACAGTCAAAGAAGCCGCCCGGATCACGGGACTCACCGAGCACGCTGTACGCTTTTATACGGATAAAGGGCTGGTACCCAGCGTACAGCGAAACGGGAATAACATCCGGCTGTTCAACGAAGAATCGATCAACTGGCTGCATGGCGTCAGATGTCTTAAGCAATCCGGAATGCCGATTGAAGTCATCAAAACATACGTCGATCTCTGTCTCGAAGGGGATTCGACCATTCCGCAACGCAGCGCACTCATAATGGAGCATAAAGAAGCGGCGCTCATTAAGCTCGAAGAAGCCAAACGGCATGTTGCCCATCTGGAACAAAAAACAGCCCTTTATCAGGACATTCTGGCCCACCGCTCACCAGACACGACCAATCCCGGCAATTGGGCTGAAATTCAGCATATGCATGCTGATGTGTTTTACTCGGCTTCTGCTAGGAAGGGGTGA
- a CDS encoding GNAT family N-acetyltransferase produces MNSVANVRLASLTDAEELSRLNQEFNGGVKRSPAKIIEHLNINRNEWIAVAEISGRIVGFGCAQSLYSFCYDEPYGEITELYVEEAARRQGIAIALISCLEENLRKRGVRSMRVLTGRRNAAAIRTYEHCNYVKDDEQMLKRNLED; encoded by the coding sequence ATGAATTCTGTTGCAAATGTAAGGCTGGCATCTTTAACCGATGCTGAAGAACTTTCTAGACTAAATCAAGAATTTAACGGTGGTGTAAAAAGATCCCCGGCTAAGATAATTGAACATTTAAATATAAATCGTAACGAATGGATTGCCGTAGCAGAGATAAGTGGCAGAATCGTCGGTTTTGGCTGTGCCCAAAGCTTGTATTCATTCTGCTATGATGAACCATATGGAGAAATTACCGAACTCTATGTAGAAGAAGCTGCCCGAAGACAAGGAATTGCAATTGCATTGATTTCTTGTCTGGAAGAAAACCTTAGAAAACGCGGAGTAAGAAGTATGAGGGTGCTGACCGGTAGAAGGAATGCTGCTGCCATTAGGACGTATGAACATTGCAATTATGTTAAAGACGATGAACAGATGTTAAAGAGAAACCTGGAGGATTAA
- a CDS encoding GNAT family N-acetyltransferase has protein sequence MSVPILVRRMMSSDIGMIHGGLTPHDVSKPLEYIEYCWEENQLNKRSTLLVFHETEFAGWGHVVYSPQYPYFAQNQIPEIQNFDIIPPFRKRGIGSVLIEALEAEAFAKSDTIGIGVGLYASYGTAQRMYIKRGFIPDGRGMIYDHLPVVPGNQVRVDDELTLYLTKSK, from the coding sequence ATGAGCGTACCTATACTTGTCCGTCGAATGATGTCCAGTGACATTGGAATGATTCACGGCGGGCTAACTCCACATGATGTAAGCAAGCCGTTAGAGTATATTGAATATTGCTGGGAGGAGAACCAATTAAACAAACGGAGTACGCTCTTAGTATTTCATGAGACGGAGTTTGCAGGTTGGGGGCATGTCGTTTATTCACCACAGTACCCTTACTTTGCTCAAAACCAAATTCCAGAGATTCAAAATTTCGATATTATTCCTCCCTTCAGAAAACGAGGGATAGGAAGTGTATTAATTGAGGCGCTTGAAGCAGAGGCGTTCGCTAAATCGGATACGATTGGTATTGGCGTTGGATTATATGCCAGCTATGGCACTGCACAAAGGATGTACATCAAACGCGGGTTTATCCCCGATGGCCGGGGAATGATTTATGATCACTTGCCCGTTGTTCCCGGAAACCAGGTTCGGGTCGATGATGAGCTTACACTATATTTAACAAAATCAAAGTGA
- a CDS encoding phosphodiester glycosidase family protein — MNSSSLPQRSTVRKKKKPARKRKKRGFFRTVFRVFMFCFILLIAAGGWLYLAPSAQNTRYLIADTLITTQHRYMAKYIIGEDELKNRVSEYTERFQEMGNEVDTHVIEPDPVVEEEQDKPLVEIEKVNGSGYAGYVMIVNDPKKVRLGVPNKIGSGEKVSSMVARTGAIAGVNGGGFADPNWKGNGFKPIGLVISQGKLYYNGLGGKKSTQIVGLDKEGKMIAGNYTLDELSKMGVQEAVTFQPRIIVNGKGQIKNAAEGWGIAPRTAMGQRADGALIFVVIDGRQPGYSIGANLYDVQQIMLKHGAVIAANLDGGSSTVLVKDNEILNKPSSQYGERYLPTAFLVFEDPGQADIKNIWEGLDPSKIDAGKKRTQ, encoded by the coding sequence GTGAATTCTTCATCATTACCGCAACGTTCCACTGTCCGCAAGAAGAAGAAACCGGCCCGCAAGCGCAAGAAAAGAGGTTTTTTTCGTACAGTTTTCAGAGTGTTTATGTTCTGCTTCATCTTACTGATTGCAGCCGGAGGCTGGCTCTATCTCGCACCGTCTGCCCAGAACACCCGCTATTTGATAGCGGATACGCTAATTACGACACAACACCGGTATATGGCCAAATATATTATTGGTGAAGATGAGCTCAAGAACCGCGTCAGCGAATATACCGAACGGTTTCAGGAGATGGGCAATGAGGTGGACACCCATGTGATTGAACCGGACCCCGTGGTAGAGGAAGAACAAGATAAGCCGCTGGTCGAGATTGAAAAGGTGAATGGCAGCGGGTACGCAGGTTATGTAATGATTGTAAATGATCCGAAGAAGGTTCGCCTCGGTGTACCTAATAAGATCGGTTCAGGGGAAAAGGTATCCAGTATGGTGGCGCGGACAGGGGCAATCGCCGGGGTGAACGGTGGAGGCTTCGCCGACCCGAACTGGAAGGGCAATGGCTTCAAGCCGATCGGGCTGGTCATCTCGCAAGGGAAGCTGTACTATAACGGACTTGGCGGCAAGAAGTCTACACAGATTGTAGGCCTGGACAAAGAAGGCAAAATGATTGCCGGAAACTACACATTAGATGAGCTGAGCAAGATGGGTGTGCAGGAGGCGGTTACTTTTCAGCCGCGGATTATCGTGAACGGCAAAGGCCAGATCAAGAATGCGGCTGAAGGCTGGGGGATCGCCCCAAGAACGGCTATGGGCCAACGGGCGGACGGTGCGCTGATCTTCGTGGTCATCGACGGGCGGCAGCCGGGCTACAGCATCGGGGCGAATCTGTATGATGTGCAGCAGATTATGCTGAAGCATGGTGCAGTAATCGCAGCCAATCTGGACGGGGGTTCATCCACTGTACTGGTGAAGGACAACGAGATTCTCAATAAGCCTTCTTCACAATACGGGGAACGTTATCTGCCGACCGCATTCCTGGTGTTTGAAGATCCCGGGCAGGCGGATATCAAGAACATCTGGGAAGGGCTTGATCCGTCCAAAATCGATGCAGGCAAGAAGCGGACCCAATAA
- a CDS encoding LysR family transcriptional regulator: protein MTLQQLRYAIEIANSGSMNEAAKRLFVSQPSLSNAIKELESELGITIFERNNRGISISAEGMEFLGYARQIIEQTEFMENRYTGKKRSPIYFSVSTQHYAFVTDAFVKLMKESKVAEYNFSLRETQTYEIIEDVRTLRSDIGILYINESNYKVMNKLFSDGNLKFTPLFNTNPHVYVRAGHVLAGKERITIDDILPFPYITFEQGDNNSLHFSEEMLSFTQIEKNIKVTDRATLTHLLLGSDSYTVGTGIMASGLNDAGLVTIPFDSKEVFSVGWIAHKDRKPSEIMSGYINILNDLVSDNYFELESFLL from the coding sequence TTGACATTGCAGCAGCTCCGCTACGCAATTGAGATTGCGAACAGCGGCTCGATGAACGAAGCGGCCAAAAGGCTATTTGTGTCACAGCCCAGCCTCTCGAATGCTATCAAGGAGCTGGAGAGCGAGCTTGGCATTACCATCTTCGAACGCAATAACCGGGGGATCAGCATCTCGGCGGAAGGCATGGAATTTCTGGGCTATGCCCGGCAGATTATTGAACAAACGGAGTTTATGGAGAACCGCTATACCGGCAAGAAACGCAGTCCGATCTACTTTTCGGTATCTACTCAGCATTATGCGTTTGTTACGGACGCTTTTGTGAAGCTGATGAAAGAGAGTAAGGTAGCCGAATACAATTTCAGCCTGAGAGAGACGCAGACCTATGAGATTATCGAGGATGTGCGTACCCTGCGCAGTGATATTGGTATTCTGTATATTAATGAGAGCAACTATAAGGTAATGAACAAGCTGTTCAGCGACGGAAACCTGAAGTTTACCCCGTTATTCAATACGAATCCGCATGTATATGTGCGGGCTGGACATGTGCTGGCCGGTAAAGAGAGAATTACCATTGATGATATTCTTCCTTTTCCGTATATTACTTTTGAGCAGGGGGATAACAACTCACTGCACTTCTCGGAGGAAATGCTTAGCTTCACGCAGATTGAGAAGAATATTAAAGTTACCGACCGCGCCACGCTGACTCATCTGCTGCTCGGAAGCGATTCCTATACCGTGGGCACAGGGATCATGGCCTCGGGACTGAATGATGCGGGGCTGGTCACGATTCCTTTTGACAGCAAAGAGGTGTTCTCTGTCGGCTGGATTGCCCACAAGGACCGTAAACCGAGCGAGATTATGTCGGGGTATATTAACATTCTGAATGATCTGGTATCGGATAATTATTTCGAGCTTGAATCTTTCTTACTATAA
- a CDS encoding 5-methyltetrahydropteroyltriglutamate--homocysteine S-methyltransferase — MISPVIGSTRNAPPFRYDIVGSFLRPEALKAARSLHAQGELTDAELREIENIEIAKLLQQQKALGLRAVTDGEFRRSWWHLDFFFGIQGTQKITLGPAGSSKEPVNRAESFKITGKIAFGDHPMVADFSSLQQLAGDTLAKMTIPSPALFHFVQDYNGNDVYSDSATLYGDIIQVYRDAIQAFYDAGCRYLQLDDTTWGTLCSGKHRAHLRSRGVDPDQLAKDYVRLINESIAARPADMTIALHVCRGNLRSTWFAAGGYGPVAEELFAGAEVDAFFLEYDNERSGDFEPLRFIRGQFVVLGLVTTKHGGLENKEQLKARIAEAAQYVDINQLCLSTQCGFASSEEGNILTEEEQWDKLRLVIETADEVWV; from the coding sequence ATGATTAGTCCAGTTATCGGATCGACAAGAAATGCACCGCCCTTTCGCTATGACATTGTCGGAAGCTTCCTGCGGCCAGAGGCGCTCAAAGCTGCGCGCAGCCTGCACGCTCAGGGTGAACTGACCGACGCGGAGCTGCGTGAGATTGAGAACATTGAGATTGCTAAGCTGCTGCAGCAGCAGAAGGCACTGGGTCTGCGAGCCGTAACCGATGGGGAGTTCCGCCGTTCCTGGTGGCATCTCGATTTCTTCTTCGGAATTCAGGGGACACAGAAGATTACGCTCGGGCCGGCAGGCAGCTCCAAGGAACCGGTGAACCGGGCAGAGAGCTTTAAGATTACCGGTAAAATCGCCTTCGGCGACCATCCCATGGTTGCCGATTTCAGCAGCTTGCAGCAGCTGGCCGGAGACACGCTTGCCAAAATGACCATCCCCTCACCGGCGCTGTTTCATTTCGTGCAGGATTACAACGGAAACGACGTATACTCGGATTCCGCAACGTTGTATGGGGATATCATCCAGGTGTACCGGGATGCGATTCAGGCCTTCTATGATGCCGGCTGCCGGTATCTGCAGCTCGATGATACCACCTGGGGAACACTCTGCAGCGGCAAACACCGGGCGCATCTGCGCAGCCGAGGTGTCGATCCCGACCAGCTGGCGAAGGACTATGTCCGGCTGATCAATGAGAGCATCGCTGCCCGCCCTGCGGATATGACGATTGCATTGCATGTATGCAGAGGCAATCTCCGCTCCACCTGGTTTGCTGCCGGGGGCTACGGGCCGGTTGCTGAAGAGCTGTTCGCCGGCGCCGAGGTGGACGCGTTCTTCCTGGAATATGACAATGAACGTTCCGGTGATTTCGAACCACTGCGCTTCATCCGGGGCCAGTTCGTCGTTCTGGGACTGGTCACCACCAAACATGGCGGTCTCGAGAACAAAGAGCAGCTCAAAGCCCGGATCGCAGAAGCGGCACAATATGTGGATATCAATCAGTTATGTCTCAGCACCCAATGCGGCTTCGCCTCTTCCGAGGAAGGGAATATCCTGACAGAAGAAGAGCAGTGGGACAAGCTGCGGCTGGTGATTGAGACGGCGGATGAGGTTTGGGTGTAG
- the lysS gene encoding lysine--tRNA ligase, which produces MHWAERIANQLIVNHPERQTFVCASGISPSGSVHIGNFREIVTTAFVAKALRRAGKEVRFIFSWDDFDRFRKVPKHVDPAFGQYIGMPYSQVPCPYCCHASYAAHFEAEFEQALRAFEIEPEFIYQCREYQSHRYNPAILHALRHREDIYDILMSFKTGESFAADRAAFYPVSVYCIQCGKDDTTIEHFDGSAENVVYSCKCGHTDIVSIPQASNIKLHWKIDWPMRWNMEQVVFEPGGRDHSSETGSYNVAAVISERIFGNPLPMYEPYEFISIKGSYSKMSSSSGHNYTPDDLLNIYAPENILFLFAKYQPNAAFHIGLDEDVLRNYAEFERYAAGVHAGTLTGDLADALKLSLLSGSTGTSPSFSQVSSLLPLINFDRGLLRDILTKNGEESDEHQLLLTADRAEHWIRNWMPHKLITVNPSPNLAYYHSLDAAELKWLRTLCTLLRNCELDETQRMTQIYAICHHEDKKTMRTQQKRLFTIIYQLVLSADEGPRLPMLIQAAGTDRMLSLLDL; this is translated from the coding sequence ATGCATTGGGCAGAGAGAATAGCAAACCAGTTAATCGTGAACCATCCGGAGCGGCAGACTTTTGTATGTGCATCGGGGATCAGTCCGTCCGGTTCGGTCCATATCGGAAACTTCCGCGAGATTGTGACTACAGCGTTTGTAGCCAAAGCACTGCGGCGGGCGGGGAAGGAGGTACGGTTCATTTTCTCATGGGATGACTTTGACCGGTTCCGCAAGGTGCCGAAACATGTGGACCCCGCGTTCGGACAATATATAGGCATGCCGTATTCGCAGGTTCCCTGTCCCTATTGCTGTCATGCTTCGTATGCGGCCCATTTCGAGGCGGAGTTTGAGCAGGCGCTGCGGGCGTTTGAGATCGAGCCTGAATTCATCTATCAATGCCGGGAATACCAGTCGCACCGTTATAATCCGGCAATCCTGCATGCCCTGCGCCACCGGGAAGATATCTACGATATTCTGATGTCGTTCAAAACAGGCGAGAGCTTTGCGGCAGACCGGGCAGCATTTTATCCGGTAAGTGTTTATTGCATTCAATGCGGTAAAGATGATACTACCATTGAGCATTTCGACGGCAGCGCAGAGAACGTGGTGTATAGCTGTAAGTGCGGTCATACCGATATCGTAAGTATTCCGCAGGCAAGCAATATCAAATTGCATTGGAAAATCGACTGGCCGATGCGCTGGAACATGGAGCAGGTGGTCTTTGAGCCCGGAGGCCGTGATCACTCGTCTGAAACCGGAAGCTATAATGTGGCCGCAGTAATCTCGGAGAGAATCTTCGGCAATCCGCTGCCTATGTATGAGCCCTATGAATTCATCAGCATTAAAGGCAGCTACTCCAAAATGTCCAGCTCTTCAGGGCATAATTACACACCCGATGATCTCCTGAACATATATGCCCCGGAGAATATCCTGTTCCTGTTCGCCAAATACCAGCCGAATGCAGCTTTTCATATCGGGCTGGATGAGGATGTGCTGCGCAATTATGCGGAGTTCGAGCGATATGCTGCGGGAGTTCATGCCGGGACATTAACAGGTGATCTCGCAGATGCTCTGAAGTTGTCACTTCTAAGCGGCTCTACCGGAACGTCTCCGAGTTTCAGTCAGGTGTCCAGTCTGCTGCCGCTGATCAACTTCGACCGGGGACTGCTCCGGGACATTCTCACCAAGAACGGTGAGGAGTCAGATGAGCATCAGCTGCTGCTGACGGCGGACCGGGCGGAGCACTGGATCAGAAACTGGATGCCGCACAAGCTGATTACGGTCAATCCTTCACCGAACTTAGCCTATTATCATTCACTGGACGCGGCAGAACTGAAATGGCTGCGAACCCTCTGCACTCTGCTAAGAAACTGTGAGCTGGACGAAACGCAGAGAATGACTCAAATCTACGCCATCTGTCATCATGAGGACAAAAAAACGATGCGGACTCAGCAAAAAAGGCTGTTCACTATCATCTATCAGCTGGTTCTGAGTGCGGATGAAGGCCCGCGTCTGCCGATGCTTATTCAAGCTGCGGGGACGGACCGTATGCTGTCTTTACTGGATTTATGA
- a CDS encoding YebC/PmpR family DNA-binding transcriptional regulator, with translation MGRKWNNIKEKKASKDANTSKVYAKFGVEIYVAAKKGEPDPESNRALKVVLERAKTYNVPKAIIDRALEKAKGSGDENYVELRYEGFGPSGSMIVVDALTNNVNRTAPLVRSTFSKNGGNMGVSGSVTYMFDPTAVIGVEGKSADEVMELLIEADLDVRDVLEEDEAVIVYAEPDQFHAVQEAFRGAGITEFTVAELTLLPQNYVAIPEDAQAQFEKLIDALEELDDVQQVYHNVDSEE, from the coding sequence ATGGGTCGTAAGTGGAATAATATTAAGGAAAAGAAAGCATCCAAGGATGCCAATACAAGTAAGGTCTACGCTAAGTTCGGTGTAGAAATCTATGTTGCTGCGAAGAAGGGCGAGCCTGATCCGGAATCCAACCGGGCGCTGAAGGTGGTTCTGGAGCGCGCCAAAACTTACAATGTGCCGAAGGCGATTATCGACCGCGCACTTGAAAAGGCAAAAGGCAGCGGCGACGAAAATTACGTGGAGCTTCGTTATGAAGGCTTCGGTCCAAGTGGTTCGATGATCGTAGTCGATGCGCTGACCAATAACGTTAACCGTACAGCTCCGCTGGTACGCTCCACCTTCAGCAAGAATGGCGGCAATATGGGCGTCAGCGGTTCGGTAACGTATATGTTCGATCCGACAGCGGTAATTGGTGTGGAAGGCAAATCTGCGGATGAAGTCATGGAGCTTCTTATTGAAGCAGACCTGGATGTCCGTGATGTGCTGGAAGAGGATGAAGCAGTGATCGTGTATGCCGAACCCGACCAGTTCCACGCTGTACAGGAAGCTTTCCGCGGCGCAGGCATTACGGAATTCACCGTAGCCGAGCTGACTTTGCTGCCGCAGAACTACGTGGCGATTCCTGAAGATGCACAGGCGCAGTTCGAGAAGCTGATTGATGCGCTCGAAGAGCTGGACGATGTACAGCAGGTCTATCACAACGTGGATTCGGAAGAATAG
- a CDS encoding NUDIX hydrolase: MEPFRLLTVVHVFLIKDGQILLLRRSNTGHHDGEYGLPAGKLEGGEELHSAAIREVREECGAVIAPSDLEMLGAMHIRTSGNERIDFFFRAEHWSGEISNTEPDKCDDLRWFPLDDLPDNMISYVKEAWSKFREDVWFASHGWA, encoded by the coding sequence ATGGAACCGTTCCGGTTATTGACTGTAGTACATGTATTTCTGATCAAGGATGGGCAGATATTGCTACTGCGGCGCTCGAATACAGGGCATCACGATGGAGAATACGGTCTGCCTGCGGGCAAGCTGGAAGGAGGAGAAGAGCTTCATTCCGCCGCCATCCGTGAAGTCCGGGAAGAATGCGGTGCTGTTATCGCTCCATCAGACCTTGAAATGCTCGGTGCGATGCATATCCGGACTTCCGGTAATGAACGGATTGATTTCTTCTTCAGAGCGGAGCATTGGAGTGGTGAGATTAGCAACACCGAGCCGGATAAATGCGATGATCTGCGCTGGTTCCCGCTGGATGATCTTCCTGATAATATGATTTCTTATGTAAAGGAAGCCTGGAGCAAGTTCAGGGAGGATGTCTGGTTTGCTTCACATGGCTGGGCGTGA
- a CDS encoding TSUP family transporter, with amino-acid sequence MEDWTIGMVAVLVLCGFLAGLIDSVVGGGGLIAIPALLSVGIPLPLLLGSSKLAGSMCSLTSTASFVRSGKINFKLIRTLIPLSIIGAVAGTLTVRQVPSEFLKPLVIVMLVVITVYTLFKNAWGDVSTFSSSNGRTRLIGIIAALVIGFYDGFFGPGTGSFLIFAFLMMGFEFVTAAGNAKMLNFASNITSLLTFIALGSVSYTHGLILGIPMVIGAIVGSRIAIRKGAAYIRPLFITVTVILIGKQIWDTMH; translated from the coding sequence ATGGAAGATTGGACGATTGGCATGGTGGCAGTATTGGTGCTTTGCGGTTTTTTGGCCGGATTAATTGACTCCGTAGTGGGCGGCGGCGGACTGATTGCGATTCCCGCACTGCTGTCCGTAGGGATTCCGCTTCCTCTGCTGCTGGGCAGCAGCAAATTGGCCGGGTCGATGTGCTCGCTGACCAGCACGGCCTCTTTCGTACGCTCCGGCAAAATCAATTTCAAGCTGATCCGGACACTGATTCCGTTGTCCATCATAGGTGCGGTGGCCGGTACACTTACCGTCCGTCAGGTACCTTCAGAGTTTCTGAAGCCGCTGGTCATTGTGATGCTGGTAGTGATAACGGTCTATACGTTGTTCAAAAATGCATGGGGAGATGTATCCACTTTCTCCTCAAGCAATGGCAGAACAAGGCTGATCGGGATTATTGCGGCACTGGTCATAGGCTTCTACGATGGCTTCTTCGGACCGGGAACCGGATCTTTTCTGATCTTCGCTTTCCTGATGATGGGCTTCGAATTTGTTACGGCCGCCGGTAATGCCAAAATGCTGAATTTCGCCAGCAACATCACGAGTCTGCTTACGTTTATTGCCCTCGGTTCCGTCAGCTATACCCATGGGCTGATCCTGGGCATTCCGATGGTGATCGGAGCTATTGTGGGCTCCAGAATAGCCATCCGTAAAGGCGCGGCGTATATCCGCCCGCTATTTATAACAGTTACTGTTATATTGATCGGCAAGCAGATATGGGATACGATGCATTAA
- a CDS encoding GNAT family N-acetyltransferase, with the protein MEIRIIQKEEAWKLRHEVMWPEREPDYIKLADDEQGVHYGLYLGEQLVSVLSLFINGTEAQFRKFATLELEQGLGYGSRLLQTVLKEAEQAGVQRIYCNARTYKAGFYKKFGMQATEEVFSKGGKDYVVMERFFGPAEAANGGA; encoded by the coding sequence ATGGAGATCAGGATCATACAGAAAGAAGAAGCATGGAAACTTAGGCATGAAGTGATGTGGCCGGAGCGTGAGCCGGATTACATCAAGCTGGCGGATGATGAGCAGGGCGTGCATTATGGGCTGTATCTGGGAGAGCAGCTGGTGTCAGTGTTGTCCCTGTTCATTAATGGTACAGAAGCACAGTTCCGCAAGTTTGCTACGCTGGAGCTGGAGCAGGGTCTGGGCTATGGCAGCAGACTGCTGCAGACAGTGCTGAAAGAAGCAGAGCAGGCAGGGGTACAGCGGATCTATTGCAACGCTAGAACCTACAAAGCAGGCTTCTACAAGAAATTCGGAATGCAGGCGACAGAAGAAGTATTCAGCAAGGGCGGCAAGGACTACGTTGTAATGGAACGGTTCTTCGGTCCTGCTGAAGCTGCGAACGGAGGAGCATAA
- a CDS encoding alanyl-tRNA editing protein, whose amino-acid sequence MTKKLYYESAYLKEWNTSISGSVEREDGVYVTLVETAFYPHGGGQPCDTGYIGELPVLDVVLENDEVLHKVAQLPAHTEVNCRIDWNRRFDHMQQHSGQHLLSAVFRNLYQAMTLSFHLGSDYATIDIGLPELSAAQMAEAEQEVNRQIYLNRSIVSYFVTAEEMAKLPLVKLPKVTEDIRIVEIEGVEHNACGGTHVASTGAIGMIKLLRSEKQKGNIRITFKCGSRALDEFNDNVRILGQLSARFNTGKDEIIDRIGKWENDQKLVLTELAALKEQNDIYLARELLSAMEPGSRVITHISDTRTLKDLQSLAVKLTALTDLPVLLLSAAENKVVLAHSGAAELSCGAFFKTHLGEYQGKGGGSDKLAQAGFPAWDSAVAFYNFAKGLF is encoded by the coding sequence ATGACTAAGAAGCTGTATTATGAATCGGCTTATTTGAAGGAATGGAATACGTCCATAAGCGGATCGGTAGAGCGTGAAGACGGAGTGTATGTGACACTTGTGGAGACAGCCTTCTATCCCCACGGGGGCGGACAGCCTTGTGATACAGGGTACATAGGTGAACTTCCGGTACTGGATGTTGTGCTGGAGAATGATGAGGTGCTGCACAAGGTAGCGCAGCTTCCTGCACATACAGAGGTTAACTGCAGAATCGACTGGAACCGGAGATTCGACCATATGCAGCAGCACAGCGGCCAGCATCTGCTGTCGGCGGTCTTCCGTAATTTATACCAGGCCATGACACTCAGCTTTCACCTTGGCAGTGACTATGCCACGATTGACATCGGGCTGCCGGAACTGTCTGCTGCACAGATGGCGGAGGCTGAACAGGAGGTCAATCGGCAGATTTACCTGAACCGGAGCATTGTCAGCTACTTCGTAACAGCAGAAGAAATGGCCAAGCTGCCGCTCGTGAAGCTGCCTAAGGTGACAGAGGATATCCGCATTGTGGAGATTGAAGGTGTCGAACATAACGCCTGCGGGGGGACGCATGTAGCTTCAACAGGAGCCATCGGCATGATCAAGCTGCTGCGCTCCGAGAAGCAGAAGGGCAATATCCGGATCACTTTCAAATGCGGAAGCCGTGCACTGGATGAATTCAATGATAATGTGCGTATTCTGGGGCAGCTGTCCGCCAGGTTCAATACCGGTAAGGACGAAATTATCGACCGGATCGGCAAATGGGAGAATGACCAGAAGCTGGTGCTAACTGAACTGGCGGCGCTTAAGGAACAGAACGATATCTATCTGGCCCGGGAGTTATTATCCGCCATGGAACCAGGCAGCCGGGTGATTACGCATATCTCCGACACCAGAACGCTTAAGGATTTGCAGAGCCTGGCTGTGAAGCTTACGGCGCTGACCGACCTTCCAGTTCTGCTGCTGAGCGCGGCGGAGAATAAGGTGGTGCTCGCCCATAGCGGAGCTGCGGAGCTGTCCTGCGGAGCCTTCTTCAAGACCCACTTGGGCGAGTATCAGGGAAAAGGCGGCGGCAGCGACAAGCTGGCCCAGGCCGGCTTCCCGGCATGGGATTCAGCAGTGGCGTTTTATAATTTTGCCAAAGGACTATTCTAA